The following coding sequences lie in one Arachis stenosperma cultivar V10309 chromosome 5, arast.V10309.gnm1.PFL2, whole genome shotgun sequence genomic window:
- the LOC130983020 gene encoding uncharacterized protein LOC130983020 codes for MARKGRFTKKARSGPACQQSQKAPALALATFPASDVHQVDSEIPPASCGSVHTTVRPFRPPRSEPRPAPQTSTYSSQNSKPGHVHLECNAHEEDSIDQEVENISVASRAQSRKGRKTTEYWAVKIIDSNGTIKPAKLSVREAMERPNGRRIMLRFNSEKQAVGDEAGLLSGVLGMLGSDYGKFPICEESWRHVTTKEKVYYECVKQIFQFDEDSEGIIKKNILKSMGKSWKDTRLRLYDDCYEPTLSIEENIENRPPRIDRDHWRWYLDYRAKPETKEKCKKNAINRSKQLYTHTGGSKSLVRQREEESEQEGRIIGRGELWIKVHKKRDGSYINDEAREIGEKLLEIEQLDESSRVLSQNDSLAQVFGREKPGRMRGVGFGPTPSQLFGTNFQPSVNRVQEEETQRKLNELQTELKAEKLKRKAMEDEAAADKKRIKVMQSALIYLFQRQGEELPPEIAAGMCSTE; via the exons ATGGCTAGAAAAGGTCGGTTTACCAAGAAAGCTAGATCAGGACCAGCATGCCAGCAATCTCAAAAGGCTCCGGCTCTGGCTCTGGCTACGTTTCCGGCTTCGGATGTCCACCAAGTTGACTCTGAAATTCCCCCAGCAAGCTGTGGTAGTGTCCATACTACCGTACGCCCGTTCCGTCCACCGCGCAGTGAACCAAGGCCTGCTCCACAGACGAGTACTTACAGCAGTCAGAACTCGAAGCCGGGACACGTACACTTGGAATGCAATGCTCATGAGGAGGATTCTATTGATCAAGAAGTTGAAAACATCTCTGTTGCTTCTAGAGCTCAGAGTCGGAAAGGACGGAAGACCACAGAGTATTGGGCGGTTAAGATCATCG ATTCCAATGGCACAATCAAGCCGGCTAAACTGAGTGTGAGGGAGGCTATGGAGCGGCCCAATGGTAGAAGAATCATGCTTAGGTTCAACAGTGAAAAACAAGCAGTTGGAGACGAAGCTGGACTGTTGAGCGGCGTTCTTGGCATGCTGGGATCTGATTACGGAAAATTTCCTATATGTGAGGAAAGTTGGCGTCATGTTACCACTAAAGAAAAAGTTTATTACGAATGTGTCAAG CAAATCTTCCAGTTTGATGAAGATAGTGAAggaatcataaaaaaaaatattttgaaaagcaTGGGGAAGTCCTGGAAAGATACAAGGTTGAGGTTGTATGATGATTGCTACGAGCCAACACTATCGATTGAAGAAAATATCGAGAATCGTCCCCCTAGAATTGATCGAGATCACTGGAGATGGTACCTTGATTATCGCGCCAAACCTGAGACCAAG GAGAAGTGCAAGAAAAATGCAATAAATCGGTCAAAACAGCTGTATACCCACACTGGCGGTTCGAAAAGCCTGGTTCGGCAGAGGGAAGAAGAG TCAGAACAAGAAGGAAGGATAATCGGTAGAGGAGAGCTGTGGATCAAGGTTCATAAAAAAAGGGATGGCTCTTATATTAATGACGAGGCAAGAGAAATTGGT GAAAAACTTCTGGAGATTGAGCAACTGGATGAGTCTTCTAGAGTCTTGTCCCAAAATGACTCCCTTGCTCAGGTTTTCGGAAGAGAGAAACCGGGTAGAATGCGTGGAGTGGGTTTCGGACCGACTCCTAGTCAACTCTTTGGTACAAATTTCCAACCGTCAGTAAACAGAGTCCAAGAAGAGGAGACGCAAAGGAAGCTGAATGAACTACAGACAGAACTGAAAGCCGAGAAGTTGAAAAGAAAGGCGATGGAAGATGAAGCAGCAGCAGACAAGAAAAGGATAAAGGTAATGCAGAGTGCTttgatttatctttttcaacgGCAGGGTGAGGAGCTGCCACCAGAGATTGCTGCAGGGATGTGTTCAACAGAATGA